In Podospora pseudopauciseta strain CBS 411.78 chromosome 3, whole genome shotgun sequence, one genomic interval encodes:
- the BTN1 gene encoding battenin CLN3 protein (BUSCO:EOG09263C1V; COG:U; EggNog:ENOG503NUKN), with protein sequence MNSRSPSSSGLLPLPFPGTPSSSWRFYRARLSAFMRDPNTSVLVAFWLFGLVNNILYVLLLTAAQDLVGPSIPKALVLLADVMPSFLTKLVAPYFIHLVPYSIRILVFVALSSGGMLLVALTPNTQSVGVKMVGVIIASISSGGGELSFLGLTHYYGVNSLAAWGSGTGAAGLVGAGLYVLMTDWLGMSVKNSLLVSALMPGVMLLSFFVILPRERIKQQTGTTGYEPLPGLDRDDSPESEREIDASAASAALLSEPGPSSVTAYHNNHPGDKSASFWVNLRRAKALFWPYMLPLLLVYVAEYTINQGVAPTLLFPLEQSPFNEYRSFYPFYGFLYQLGVFISRSSTPWFRIHHLYFPSLLQVGNLVLLTLHALLNFIPSVYLVFVVIFWEGLLGGAVYVNTFAEIMDNVPVEDREFSLGATSVSDSGGICIAGFIGMAMEVWLCDWQVQRGRDYCRRVEVS encoded by the exons atgAATTCCcgctcgccctcctcctcggggCTGCTCCCCCTGCCGTTTCCCGGCaccccgtcctcctcatGGCGCTTTTACCGTGCCCGGCTGTCTGCATTCATGCGCGATCCCAATACCTCGGTTTTGGTGGCATTTTGGTTGTTTG GCCTAGTCAACAACATCCTCTACGTTCTCCTGCTGACCGCAGCCCAAGACCTCGTCGGCCCGTCCATCCCCAAAGCTCTCGTCCTGCTGGCAGATGTGATGCCCTCCTTTCTGACAAAACTCGTCGCGCCGTATTTTATCCACCTCGTGCCGTATTCGATCCGCATATTGGTGTTTGTGGCGTTATCATCGGGGGGCATGCTACTGGTGGCACTCACTCCGAACACACAGTCTGTCGGGGTCAAAATGGTCGGCGTGATAATAGCCAGTATCAGCTCCGGCGGAGGAGAACTCAGTTTCCTGGGGTTGACGCACTATTACGGCGTCAACAGCCTTGCGGCGTGGGGAAGCGGGACGGGAGCGGCGGGTTTGGTCGGGGCAGGGTTGTACGTCCTGATGACTGACTGGCTGGGTATGTCTGTCAAAAACAGCTTGCTAGTCAGCGCGCTGATGCCCGGGGTCATgctgttgtctttttttgtcATCCTTCCTAGAGAGAGGATAAAGCAGCAGACTGGAACAACAGGATATGAACCACTCCCCGGTCTCGACAGAGATGACTCGCCAGAAAGTGAACGCGAAATCGATGCCTCTGCTGCATCAGCAGCCCTTCTCTCTGAACCGGGCCCGTCATCCGTCACCGCctaccacaacaaccaccccggCGACAAATCCGCCTCATTCTGGGTCAATCTCCGCCGCGCCAAGGCACTCTTCTGGCCTTACATGCTTCCACTGCTGCTCGTCTACGTAGCAGAGTACACCATCAACCAAGGCGTCGCACCcaccctccttttcccgctTGAGCAATCTCCCTTTAACGAGTACCGCTCTTTCTACCCCTTTTACGGCTTCTTGTATCAGCTAGGCGTGTTCATCTCCCGCTCTTCGACGCCGTGGTTCAGGATACACCACCTCTACTTCCCGTCGCTCCTTCAAGTCGGAAATCTGGTGTTGCTTACGCTGCATGCGTTGCTCAACTTTATCCCGTCTGTCTACCTGGTGTTTGTCGTCATCTTTTGGGAGGGGCTGTTGGGAGGGGCGGTGTATGTGAATACGTTTGCCGAGATTATGGACAACGTCCCTGTAGAGGACAGAGAGTTCAGTCTGGGTGCCACGTCGGTCAGCGACAGTGGGGGCATATGCATCGCCGGGTTTATTGGTATGGCGATGGAGGTGTGGCTTTGCGACTGGCAGGTGCAGCGGGGGAGGGATTATTGCCGGAGGGTAGAGGTGAGCTGA
- a CDS encoding hypothetical protein (EggNog:ENOG503NV2E; COG:S) encodes MRRAPLSRISVYSTHRNLSRSCPALSAKPAASDPSNPTSDTSPKSNEEKELGPLTRRLQEATEEALLEGGRAGRRAVLEDAGFSEELKAKLLNKLADAKFQGEYSAAASVLAHSKIPDSAGLGTRSIAAAQPWTGTESTEDAVLRMLNDAHKPLAPGLRGKSKIVPEPVDMRFKTRSNVSAGQRAAEARDKASLYTSLSGDKQKDVGLSDEEREAMKREFRERFTPGARAMPNTITGLAALANERIENAIARGQFKHIPRGKGVERDARADNPFIDTTEYIMNKMIKRQDLVPPWIEKQQELLKTAANFRLTIRTNWKRHMARMISAKGGSLEEKLRRAREYARAEEVHNPRRKRKVEEVSVSTNSTDDPVMVKMRQQAASDATPVTEGVKESTEENMPVGRPFRDPAWEAAERSYMELAITNLNTITRSYNLMAPELAKKPYFSLERELSSCFADVAPQVAEEIKARATAPAKSMVDYNFLGSGKPLQRGGLRGTFGMGEQSRVWERNEPRYGFKEFWKDLFKKDK; translated from the coding sequence ATGCGACGAGCTCCTCTTTCGAGAATTTCCGTCTATTCTACCCACCGCAATCTCTCACGATCCTGCCCCGCCCTATCTGCCAAACCCGCTGCCAGCGACCCCTCGAATCCTACCTCAGATACCTCTCCGAAATCCaatgaagaaaaagaactcGGCCCCCTGACACGTCGCCTTCAAGAGGCAACCGAAGAGGCTCTTTTGGAGGGAGGGCGAGCCGGCCGTCGCGCTGTGCTCGAAGATGCCGGTTTCTCCGAAGAACTCAAAGCCAAACTGCTGAACAAACTGGCCGATGCCAAATTCCAAGGAGAATACTCAGCCGCCGCCTCGGTTCTTGCCCACTCGAAAATACCCGATTCCGCCGGCCTAGGTACGAGATCCATCGCCGCAGCGCAGCCCTGGACAGGCACCGAATCGACCGAAGATGCTGTGTTACGAATGCTCAACGACGCCCACAAGCCATTGGCCCCCGGGCTTCGAGGTAAAAGCAAAATTGTCCCCGAGCCAGTTGACATGCGATTTAAAACAAGATCAAATGTCAGCGCTGGGCAAAGAGCAGCCGAGGCGAGGGACAAGGCTTCCTTGTACACCTCTCTCTCAGGGGACAAACAAAAGGATGTTGGGTTGAGCGATGAAGAAAGAGAAGCTATGAAACGGGAATTCAGGGAGCGCTTTACTCCCGGGGCACGAGCAAtgcccaacaccatcaccggGCTTGCGGCTTTGGCTAATGAGCGCATCGAAAACGCCATTGCCAGAGGGCAGTTCAAACATATCCCGAGAGGCAAGGGAGTCGAAAGAGACGCGAGGGCGGATAATCCGTTTATCGATACGACAGAATACATAATGAACAAGATGATCAAACGACAAGACCTTGTGCCGCCGTGGATAGAAAAGCAACAAGAGTTGCTAAAGACGGCTGCAAATTTCAGGTTGACAATACGGACTAATTGGAAAAGGCACATGGCGCGCATGATATCTGCCAAGGGAGGCAGtttggaggagaagttgagaCGGGCGAGGGAGTACGCAAGAGCAGAAGAGGTGCACAACCcaaggagaaagagaaaggtggaagaggtgagTGTGTCGACGAACTCGACGGATGAtccggtgatggtgaagatgaggcAGCAGGCTGCTTCGGATGCCACACCGGTGACTGAGGGAGTAAAAGAATCGACGGAGGAAAACATGCCCGTCGGCCGGCCATTTCGAGATCCGGCTTGGGAAGCAGCCGAGAGGTCATACATGGAgctcgccatcaccaacctaAACACTATTACCAGGTCATACAACTTGATGGCGCCGGAGCTCGCCAAGAAGCCGTATTTCTCGCTGGAAAGAGAACTCAGCAGCTGTTTCGCGGATGTGGCGCCGCAGGTGGCGGAGGAAATCAAGGCGAGGGCAACAGCGCCGGCAAAGTCAATGGTCGATTATAACTTTCTTGGTAGCGGAAAGCCACTACAGAGAGGGGGGCTTAGGGGGACCTTTGGAATGGGCGAACAGAGCCGGGTGTGGGAGCGTAATGAACCGAGGTATGGGTTCAAGGAGTTTTGGAAAGATTTGTTCAAGAAGGACAAGTAG
- a CDS encoding hypothetical protein (EggNog:ENOG503NWJF; MEROPS:MER0013406; COG:E): MGQFQSAEVCTTPACIQAASHILENLAPNWKDMDPCTDFDKMVCHGFNQLHDSDKEFNGLSLQKAHKNRLLREILSKPYDQATKVQPYVLSRRDNVDEHNFDMVHRTYTACMDSDAIKKAGVKPLLDTLVKFNEYWPIEMDFADDLFDEEDDKAGLLAVATALAKLNIRTWNASPDNKDDILGNCFPDPTDPKTQRFTLYWPDLSFKGQGHEYADPKETAKLEKKISGAFRTVFPVDLDDKTAARLAKDIVAFEIAILATGSPTAAANSSALAGLHSRADPTQDPQVALKQTVLSMSQLASLAPMLGLDAFVQALVPEGHTPETVVVSIPYMWPQIEKVVKQQRKVVVQSWLLWKIIMELGSKVESHELKDLELGGEAASNEYPTCVDHVDSALRWLLGHYFVKAAYSDSTRSTATKLAVNIREEMKVHVDKLSWMGEETRKRTIKKLDNMKINIGYPEHSPDSRSPDDLAAYYSGLNITDSFFDNAIEGMRYQVVTDSRFLSEPTSQSRWLVSYTHLTNAAYNRFTNSFFIPAGISLAPLFHVDLPEWALYGALGSIIGHEITHSLDSAGRKKDENALETNWWDEKSLAEYAKRERCFVDQYSKYELVGPDGKKYPGNGNVTVGENISDAGGLAVAYDAWVKERKSMPDVWDQGLPGLGDFTHEQLFFIMFGNVWCDSRSPQERVDLLLNGNKHAPDVHRLMGGAANSRAFREAFKCPVKEPECELF; the protein is encoded by the exons ATGGGTCAGTTTCAGAGCGCCGAGGTGTGCACAACACCGGCATGCATCCAGGCCGCTTCGCACATTCTTGAAAACCTGGCACCCAACTGGAAAGACATGGATCCCTGCACCGACTTTGATAAGA TGGTCTGCCACGGGTTCAATCAGTTGCACGACTCGGACAAGGAATTCAACGGCTTGTCTCTCCAGAAAGCGCATAAGAACAGACTCTTGCGAGAAATCCTGTCGAAACCTTACGACCAAGCGACAAAGGTGCAGCCCTACGTGCTAAGCCGCCGTGACAATGTCGACGAACACAACTTTGACATGGTCCACCGAACATACACTGCATGCATGGACTCGGACGCCATTAAAAAGGCTGGCGTCAAACCACTGCTGGACACCCTCGTCAAATTCAACGAGTACTGGCCGATTGAGATGGACTTTGCCGACGACCTgtttgatgaagaagacgacaAGGCAGGCCTCCTGGCGGTTGCCACTGCTTTGGCCAAACTCAACATCCGCACCTGGAATGCATCGCCTGATAACAAGGATGACATCCTCGGCAACTGCTTCCCAGATCCCACCGACCCG AAAACGCAACGCTTTACGCTCTACTGGCCCGACCTCTCATTCAAAGGCCAGGGCCACGAGTACGCTGATCCAAAGGAAACGGCCAAActcgaaaagaaaatttCTGGAGCTTTCCGTACCGTGTTCCCAGTCGATCTCGATGATAAGACAGCGGCAAGACTTGCCAAGGACATTGTAGCCTTTGAGATCGCTATTTTGGCGACCGGGAGTCCCACGGCAGCGGCCAATTCCAGCGCACTCGCAGGACTACATTCAAGAGCCGACCCTACACAGGATCCCCAGGTGGCACTTAAACAG ACGGTCTTGTCCATGTCGCAATTGGCGTCTTTGGCACCAATGCTCGGTCTTGACGCTTTTGTTCAAGCACTGGTTCCGGAGGGGCACACCCCTGAGACGGTCGTTGTCAGCATTCCTTACATGTGGCCCCAGATTGAGAAAGTCGTCAAGCAGCAGCGCAAAGTTGTTGTGCAATCATGGCTTCTCTGGAAGATCATCATGGAACTGGGCTCCAAGGTCGAGTCCCATGAACTCAAAGATCTGGAGCTCGGTGGAGAGGCAGCGTCCAATGAGTACCCCACATGCGTCGATCATGTCGATTCTGCCCTCAGGTGGCTTCTGGGTCACTACTTTGTCAAGGCTGCCTACTCGGATTCAACGCGATCTACCGCGACAAAGCTGGCTGTGAATATTCGtgaggagatgaaggtgcACGTGGACAAGCTATCTTGGATGGGCGAGGAGACAAGGAAGCGGACCATCAAGAAGTTGGACAACATGAAGATCAATATTGGTTACCCAGAGCACAGCCCAGACTCGAGATCCCCGGATGACCTGGCCGCTTACTACAGCGGTTTGAACATCACGGATTCCTTTTTCGACAACGCAATCGAGGGCATGCGGTACCAGGTAGTCACTGACTCACGTTTCCTGTCGGAGCCGACGTCGCAGTCTAGGTGGTTGGTGTCCTACACGCACCTGACCAATGCCGCTTACAACCGTTTCACCAACAGCTTCTTCATCCCTGCCGGTATATCACTGGCCCCCCTTTTTCACGTTGACCTCCCTGAGTGGGCGTTGTATGGAGCCTTGGGATCCATCATTGGTCACGAGATCACCCACAGCCTCGACAGCGCCGGGCGGAAAAAGGACGAGAACGCCCTTGAGACGAACTGGTGGGATGAGAAGTCGCTCGCGGAATACGCCAAACGGGAAAGGTGCTTCGTGGACCAGTACAGCAAGTATGAGCTGGTCGGCCCCGACGGCAAGAAGTACCCCGGCAACGGAAACGTGACCGTGGGCGAGAACATCTCGGATGCCGGCGGCCTCGCGGTGGCCTATGACGCCTGGGTCAAGGAGCGCAAGTCCATGCCCGATGTGTGGGACCAGGGACTCCCTGGCCTGGGCGATTTCACCCACGAGCAACTCTTCTTTATCATGTTCGGAAACGTTTGGTGCGATTCCAGAAGCCCACAGGAAAGGGTAGACTTGTTGCTGAATGGTAACAAGCATGCCCCCGACGTGCACAGGCTCATGGGCGGCGCGGCCAACTCTCGCGCTTTTAGGGAGGCCTTCAAGTGTCCTGTCAAGGAGCCGGAATGCGAGTTGTTTTAG